One Dermacentor andersoni chromosome 6, qqDerAnde1_hic_scaffold, whole genome shotgun sequence genomic window carries:
- the LOC126521786 gene encoding cytochrome P450 3A29-like, whose product MDKTAFLITALVAISAATVVLWLLKRRRRHKLFKDLGIPGPKPDFLWGNLKQMDHRRIEALVQWKKEHGNLFGVYVGSEPFLVITDPQMSHECLVKQAAIFQDRPTSFVDAEPFKSSLFQLGGSKWKNVRTALNYAFSSKRIKDLYAVADFSATRFVEKIASISMRSGHVEVFDRALDFVFDFIMNTVLAQKVKSQEGCNEPILESLKQVTKDLGNSAIEVAFTVPVIRAALTLIYPFTKHAKAFKNIMSNVQHIIELRRSGELPKEPSVLQTLLGTEALDVAQKKRSRLNKYLNDQDISSNAAIFLLAGTEATASALSFLMYLLARHPSEQEKVFKEMEEIFPSEEGIKLNFYELHRLKRIDMVIYEGLRLYPPVPLYLIRRCCLDTTACGQRIPAGVNVMVTPWLIHHDPEVWPEPEKFLPDRFAEENNESRQNGTYMPFGMGPRVCVGQELGFLAVKSALVKVVRDFRITLCDEAAGPPTLSVPSVILVPGGGVRVRLEPRTPTASSERCKNGNRMFMAA is encoded by the exons ATGGACAAAACGGCGTTTCTCATCACAGCTCTTGTTGCTATCTCCGCGGCCACAGTCGTGCTCTGGCTGCTGAAGCGTCGTCGCAGGCACAAGTTGTTCAAAGATCTCGGAATCCCAGGGCCGAAACCGGACTTCTTGTGGGGAAACTTGAAGCAAATGGACCACAGACGCATTGAG GCTCTCGTGCAGTGGAAAAAGGAACATGGAAATCTATTCGGCGTCTACGTCGGGAGCGAACCTTTCTTGGTCATCACAGACCCACAGATGTCGCACGAGTGCCTTGTCAAGCAAGCCGCTATATTTCAGGACAGACCGACATCTTTCGTGGATGCGGAGCCTTTCAAAAGCAGCCTCTTTCAACTTGGTG GTAGCAAGTGGAAGAACGTGAGGACGGCGTTGAACTACGCTTTCAGTTCAAAAAGGATAAAGGATCTCTACGCAGTAGCAGACTTTAGTGCCACTAGATTTGTGGAGAAGATAGCTTCGATAAGCATGAGGAGCGGACACGTTGAAGTGTTCGATCGTGCATTGGACTTTGTTTTCGACTTCATCATGAACACGGTACTGGCACAAAAG GTGAAATCTCAGGAGGGCTGCAACGAGCCTATCCTGGAGTCTCTGAAGCAAGTCACTAAGGACCTGGGAAACTCAGCCATCGAAGTGGCATTTACGGTACCCGTCATACGGGCTGCCCTTACGCTGATATATCCATTCACAAAGCATGCTAAAGCGTTCAAAAACATTATGAGCAATGTGCAACACATAATCGAATTACGCCGTTCCGGAGAACTCCCGAAAGAACCCAGCGTGCTTCAGACGCTTCTGGGCACAGAAGCCCTCGATGTAGCTCAAAAGAAACGTAGCAGGCTCAACAAATACTTGAACGACCAGGACATATCGTCCAATGCGGCAATATTTCTGTTGGCTGGCACAGAGGCTACGGCTTCCGCGCTTTCTTTTCTGATGTATCTCTTGGCAAGACACCCAAGTGAGCAGGAAAAAGTATTCAAGGAGATGGAAGAGATTTTTCCTTCTGAAGAAGGAATCAAGCTTAACTTCTACGAGCTGCATCGGCTAAAAAGAATCGACATGGTGATCTACGAAGGACTTCGCCTCTACCCGCCTGTCCCACTGTATCTGATAAGGCGTTGCTGTCTGGACACGACTGCTTGTGGGCAGCGCATTCCAGCTGGTGTCAATGTGATGGTTACACCATGGCTCATCCATCATGACCCTGAAGTTTGGCCGGAGCCTGAGAAGTTCCTCCCAGACAGATTTGCCGAAGAAAATAATGAAAGTCGCCAGAATGGGACCTACATGCCTTTCGGAATGGGACCCAGAGTGTGTGTAGGTCAGGAGTTAGGGTTCCTGGCGGTGAAGTCAGCTCTCGTTAAGGTTGTTCGAGATTTTAGGATAACCTTGTGCGATGAGGCCGCCGGGCCGCCAACGTTATCGGTTCCTAGCGTAATACTCGTACCTGGAGGAGGAGTGAGGGTCAGGCTGGAGCCCAGGACACCAACAGCGTCGAGTGAGCGGTGCAAGAATGGCAATCGTATGTTCATGGCAGCTTAA